The following nucleotide sequence is from Plectropomus leopardus isolate mb unplaced genomic scaffold, YSFRI_Pleo_2.0 unplaced_scaffold8734, whole genome shotgun sequence.
ctctttctctttccttttttgccatgattgtatttcacttgctatttgcgacatctattgctcgtctgtccatcctggaagagggatccctcatcatcctctaccgctcttcctgaggtttcttcctcttttttttccccgttacaggggttctttttcgggggttttcctcgggtgatgtgagggtctgagggcagagggatgtcgtactctgtaaagccctctgaggcaaaccatgttttgtgataatgggctctataaataaaactgacttgacttgacttgtagTCACATTACAGGGTCTCACCTGGCTCTACATGAGCTGAACTGTAATCAGATTACTGTAATCAGATTACAGGGTCTCACCTGGCTCTACCTGAGCGGCGGCAGCTCTGTCCAGCTGACGGCTGCTGTGAACTTTGACCTCTGCAGCTGATCAGAGACACACAATGAGGACAAAGAGATACAAcgacacaaaaacagagcagagaagaagaaacataCCTGTGACTGATCCTGACGACACCtgaggacacagacagacacaggaagttcaacttcacaataaaagtccaacaggaaacacaaaaactgagatctaaaactaaaataagaTGACTCATATAATCTgactaactgtgtgtgtgtgtgtgtgtgtgtgtgtgtactcacagCAGTGTGTGTCCTGGTCTCACACTGTCCTCCAGTCTCCAGACTGAGCAGCTCTTCCTCCAGCCTGAAACACTCAGAGAACACTTTAATAACATTTGTGTAAATAGACTGAGAAACCTCTGAGCTCAGATTCAGACGAATTCAGAAATTAAATCACGAGACTTGAGCATCCTGAGGACATACAGGTATGTACTTACACGTACATGTACAGACGTGTCTGTGTACATATACACCCTACACGTGTTCATTTATTACtgattattactgttattatctGGGTGAgataagtagttttttttcttagtttatttatttttttcattttcataatcattctttttttgttttatttttttctgtgttgttgtttcttttgattaatttgtcatttttaattatatattttaatgatctGACTCGGAGAGCGCAGGTTGTTCTAAACCAGCCGCTGCGGGTCAGATAAAGGGTTAACTTTCCTGTTGGAGTACTGATACTTGCAAACACGTGGACACATATGGATGAGACGTATTTAGGAATAAATGAGTTATTTTGCAGCACAAAAACGACAAACAACATTTCATCTCAAAAAAAGGATCCTGTTTTCTCTGACTGATAAACTGAATTACAGATTCTGGTTATGGACGAACTGCAGAGACAACCAGAGGACACAGTGACCTCAACAGGTCTCTCATGTCCACTTGTTCACGTGTTcatatgtttacatgttcatGTTTCATGTGTTGGTGTTTCAGAGCATCCTGCTGGTCTCAGACCTGTTGATGGTGTCCTCCAGGCTCCTGGTCCTGGCCTCGTCCTGCTGCACCCCAGCAGGGGGCGCTCCATCCAGCAGCCAGCGCTCCCTCAGAGCCTTCGACTGGACAGGAAGGACCAACAGCATTATTAAAGTCCTCAGAGACAAACTGAGTGAGCTGTCGACGTCTGTGTCCATGTCAGTGTGGACAGACTCTTACAGATGGTAAGAGGACAGTCAGCGAGAGCGTCagacagcgtcagacagagCGTCAGACAGAGCGTCAGACAGAGCATCAGTCAGAGTGTCAGTTAGAGCGTCAGTGTCAGTCAGAGCGTCAGTCAGAGCGTCAGACAGAGCGTCAGTCAGAGTGTCAGACAGAGCGTCAGACAGAGCGTCAGACAGAGCGTCAGAGTGTCAGTCAGAGCGTCAGTCAGAGCGTCAGACAGAGCATCAGTCAGAGCGTCAGACAGTGTCAGACAGAGCGTCAGACAGAGCGTCAGACAGAATGTCAGACAGAGCATCAGACAGAGTGTCAGACAGAGCGTCAGACAGAATGTCAGACAGAGCGTCAGACAGAGCGTCAGACAGAGCGTCAGACAGAGCGTCAGACAGAGCGTCAGTCAGAGTGTCAGACAGAGCGTCAGACAGAGCGTCAGACAGAGCGTCAGTCAGAGTGTCAGACAGAGCGTCAGAGCGTCAGACAGAGCGTCAGAGTGTCAGACAGAGCGTCAGTCAGagtgtcagacagacagagcgtcAGACAGAGCGTCAGACAGAGCGTCAGTCAGAGTGTCAGACAGAGCGTCAGACAGAgcatctgtgtgtctctgtctctctgtccgtccaTCCAAGTGTCTCACCTTGAGGTGCTGCAGCTCTCTCCTATCATCCTCAAGCTGACGTC
It contains:
- the LOC121940457 gene encoding paralemmin-1-like isoform X2 translates to MPQEKRKWQTEIENKRRQLEDDRRELQHLKSKALRERWLLDGAPPAGVQQDEARTRSLEDTINRLEEELLSLETGGQCETRTHTAVSSGSVTEVKVHSSRQLDRAAAAQVEPGETL
- the LOC121940457 gene encoding paralemmin-1-like isoform X1; this translates as MPQEKRKWQTEIENKRRQLEDDRRELQHLKSKALRERWLLDGAPPAGVQQDEARTRSLEDTINRLEEELLSLETGGQCETRTHTAVSSGSVTAAEVKVHSSRQLDRAAAAQVEPGETL